The DNA sequence ACGATCGAAACCGTCGCCTCCAGATGCTCAAAAAAAGGAGGAATCTGCATTTCCTGGGCGATTGTAAAAAACGGATAAATCGCCCTGCTCGCCCGCGGAACGCCGAGAATGCCGACGGTGAAGAAGGTGGCGACGGCGAGCAGGACGGTGGCGGCCGCGAGTCCCCCGAGAAACGCTGCTTCCCTTCGTTTGCGGATATAAGGAAAAAACATCCATATCGCAATCGTTTCCGTAAACGGAAAACCGACCGAGGGCGCGGCGGTTTCGGCCAGACGTCGAAAGCCGATGCGGAAAAAGGGCTGCAGCCGTTCCCAATTCCATTCACCAAACATAAATACGAATATGGAAAATACAGTAAAAAGAATCAGAGACAATAGGCTTTCCGTCGTCCGCGACACTGTTTCCGCTCCGTTGCGGACGGCGTAACAGGCGATGACGAGAAACCCGAGGTGAAAGACGGTCAGCGGCGTTTTCGGCATGAGCGACAGTTTCATGAAATCGCCGAGGTTGCGGACGACCCAGGCCGACACTTGCAGAAAATAAAAAACGTACAGCAGGGCGACCGCACCACCCGCCCACGGCCCGGCCAGCCGTACGCACACGCCGACGAGACTCTGCTCGGGATATCGGCGCGCGACGAACAGCCACAGACAGGCCATGGCGACGCCTACGGCACCGGCAGCCAACGGTACCATCCAGGCGTCCGGCCCGGCACGGCGGATCCATCCGCCCGGGCGAAGGAAGAACGCGGTGCCGAGCGTGTAGCTGACCGTCAACACGAACAGTTGAAACGGGTATATGCGGATTTTGTTCACGGTGAAGACGCCTCCGATTCGATCTGCGGCCCGTACGATCCGGCCAGTTCTCCGGGATTGAGCACCCGGCAGCCGATGTCGACGCGCAAGCGCACGGTCGACCACTGCGCGGCGTCACGGCCGGCCAGCGTCATTTTTCGGCGCAGTCCGAACAAATCCCACCCGCGGCGGACGGACAGGTCGTATACCGCCGACGCACGTTCGGAGGCCTTCCGTTCGAATGCAAGACAAATGTCGCGAAGATCGTCGTGCGTCAAATCCGGCTTGTCCGGCCGGAGTCCGGTCACATGGAGGGCGGCTTTCATCCGGACGCGCCAGACGGGGGGATCCGCGTGCGCGTCAAGCCGGCTCTGTATGCGCAGCCGTTCGGTTCGGACGTCGACGCTGCCGACGGAGGCGCGCACCGTGGCTCCGAGCGCCGCCGTCCGCCCGCTCAGCGCGTGATACCACGACATGTCGTCGTGGCCGAGCTCGCCGACCATCCGGTCGCCGCAAAATACGGCGCCGCCGTGCAAATAAAGGTTGCCCGCATCGGCGTCGGACGACTGGTAGCGCCCGACGTTCCGCACCGGCTTGCCCTTCAGGCGGACGATCGGAACGACGGCGCAGCGGCCCGTCGCCAGATCTTCAAGGACGTCCTTGATGCGATTGCGGCGGCTGAGCGCTCCGTTGGCGGAAGACTGGATTTCGACCAATTTCCGCAGCGCGTTGCCCGGCCGGCGTTCGAGCGGCGTCAGCTCCGTCATCACGTCTTCCAGCGGATCGACGGCGACGAACAGCTGCACCGTCGACCGCCGGTCGAACTGGCGTTCGAAAAAATCCAGAAGTTGCATGATCTCCTTGCGGGCGCGCCGTTCGGAAACGATGATCGATTGATAATGGTCGGGGAACAGTTCGCGCGGCAGCCGAAGCGCCGCCTGCCGGCCCAGGTCGGCGATCGTCCGGCCTTCCACGCGGTAGGTGTAGACGGGCGACCGCAGGCCGGATGCCTGCTGTTGCGTGATGGCGTTCGGGTTGACGACCTGGTAGTAGCCGATTTCCATTCCCGTTTGCGGCTCGAAATCCAGGGCGGCCATGTCGACGATGGCCAGCTGGTTGACTTCCCGCATGTCCCAGCAGCCGGCCGCGAGGGGCGCGATCGCCGCGACGGCCGAGACCAGAGCGACAGTCCGGTTCATCGGAGTAAACGTCACATCCTTGTCCGCCGCTTCGGGCGCAACATCGCCGGGTATCGCGTCATCCACGGGTGAGGGGCGCGCACCCAGATGTCTTTCAGATCGCTCCAGAACACCGGGGCCATCGGCGAAAAATACGGCACGCCGAACGATTTCAGCGACACCAGGTGAACGAGGAGAAACAGAGTGCCGCACAGCACGCCGAACAGGCCGAGAAAGGCCGCCAGCGTCATGAACATGAACTGCAGGATTCTTTGGGAAATGCCGAAACTGTACGACGGCGAGACGAAATTCGCGATTGCCGTCAGCGCGACGACGATGATCATGATCGGCGAGACGAGACCGGCCTGAACGGCCGATTCGCCGAGTACCAGCGCGCCGACGATCGACACCGCCTGGCCGACCGCCCGCGGCATGCGCAGGCCGGCCTCCCGCAGCACCTCGAACGTCACCAGCATGACGATCGTTTCCACGAATGACGGAAACGGGACGCCTTCCCGCTGGGCGGCGATGTTGATCAGAAGCGGGTTCGGAATCAATTCCTGATGATAGGAAATGACCGAAATATAAAACGGCGGAACGAAAATGGCGAGCAAAAACGCCAGCATGCGCAACCAGCGCAAAACTGTCGCGATGTCGGCTCTTTGGTAGTAATCCTCTGGAGAAGTAAAAAATTGATAAAAAGTATACGGACCGACAAGCGCGATCGGACTGCCGTCGACGAGCACCGCCACCGAACCTTCCAGCAGGTGCGACGCAACGATGTCGGGACGTTCCGTGTTGAGCAGGGTGGCAAACGGCGTCCAGATGCTGTCCTGAATCCATTCTTCGACATAGGCGGAATCCAGCACGCCGTCCGTCCGGATGTTTTGCAGCCGGCGCCGGCATTCGGCGACGATGTCCGGATTGGCCACCGGCTTGAGAAATATCATGACGACGTTCGTCCGCGTCACCGAGCCGAGCGTCAGCTGTTCGATTCGGAGTCCCGGGTGTTTGATCCGTTTGCGGATGAGCGACACGTTGAGCATGAGCGACTCGACGAAACTTTCGTTCGGCCCCCGCACGGTCACTTCGGTGCTCGGCGTGCCGACGGGCCGGTGGGCGGGCGTGCCCGTCCGGTAGAGCGTCGCCTCGCGGACGACGCCGTCGTCGTCCGGAACGATCCGCAGCGCGCATCCTTCCAGAAGCCCCTGGACCGCTTCTTCCGGCGATCGGATTTTGCGTTCCGGCACGAGCGGAGTCGGCCCGACGGAGCCGCCGTTTTCGCCGCTTTCCCGTTCGCCCGCATCGAACGTCCGGCCGAGCGACAGAACGACGAGCAGCGTCTGCTCGATTTCCCGCTTGTCGCACATCGTTTCAAGAAACAGGAGCGTTCCCGCCTCGTTCGGCGAATTTCCGATCCGCATCTCGATCAGGTCGGGCGGATGCCCGAGCGCGTCGCGGATGCGACCGACGAACGCCGCGAGGGATTGTTCGGAAGCCATGTCGTTTTCCTCCTTCTTGGTCTGTTAGTATGGGCTTCCTTCCGCAAACCATGCGCGGCTGTGGTATAATGGCGTTGATTCCTTGCCCGCGGGGAGGAAAGGACGTGTCGGGTCGAAAGGTCATTGCCGCCGCGTTCGGCGTCGTCGCGTTGTTTTGGGCGGTGTTTGCGTCGGCTTACATCGGCGGAAAAATCGATGCAAACGACGTGATGCGCGACGAATGGCTCGCCGGCCGCGAGGCGCTGGAGGAGGTCGCCGAAGATTTGTTGCAACGTGTGGACGTTTCCGGCGTCGTCGGCGAGGCTTATCGGGACGGCGGCGCGGCGTACCGCTACGTTTTCGGCGAACGGAAATTCATGAGCGCGGAAAAGCGCGGTCGCGACGCGGTTTTGTTCGTCAGGAAAAAAAGTCTGGGTCTCGAGCTCGGCCTGCTGTACGTCCGGGGCGACGGACTTCCCGCGCTCGACTACGCGCGCCTCGAACGGCTCGATCCGCGCTGGTACGCGGTGACCGTCCGCGAGATGCGGCCGCAGTAAACGGCGGGCGGCGTACGTCGCAGGGCAACGGTAAACGGCGGGCGCTCGGCGACGGTCCGAGGCTGCCGGCGGGCCGAGTCGATGAACCGGCGCCGCGTTGATGACGAAGGAGGACTTCGTGTGAAAAATCGGAGGCGCTTCATGGCGCTGGTCGCGATCGGTCTGCTTGCGGCCGCAATCGTTTTCGCCGGACTTGCCTCGGCCGAAGAGGGGCGCGTTGTTCTGCGCACGGAAGCGGGATGGGGAGGCAAGATCCGGGAAGGATCGCTATTTCCGTTGAAAGTGATCGTCTCCAATCCGGGCGGCCGCGACGTTTCCGGCGATGTTGTCGTCCGCGTCGCCGCCGGAGACGGGCTGGGGGGTTCGGGCGACGTCGCGTATGTCCGACGGCTCGATTTGCCTGCCGGCGGCGCGAAGACGGTCTGGTTCGCCTTGCCGGGCCAGCCCTATACCGATCGCAATCATGCCGTCGAATTTTATGCCGGAGGTTATCCGCAAGGGAAACCGATCGCGTCGGAGCCGGCCGTCAAGGCGCAGCTTCTTTCCGCAAACGCCGCCGTCGTCGGCGTGATGGCGCGCGATCCGGACGCGATGGCGTTTCTTTCGCTTCTGAACGCAAAAGGATACGACGTTCACGTCGTCCGCCTGGACGCAGCGGCGGATCGCGATTTTCCGTGGGAGCCCGAACTGCTCGACATGCTGGACGCCGTCGTGCTCAACGCCGTTCCGACCGATACACTGCCGGCGAACGCCGCCGAGCGGCTGGAGCGGTGGGTGGCCGGCAGCGGCAAATTGTTTTTGGCCGGAGGAACGTCGTATCCGAAAACGGTCGCCGCGCTGGAAGCGTTGTCGCCGGTCGCGTACCGGGGAACGACGCAGCTGGAATCGCTGGAATCGCTTGCGGCGGCGGCCGGAGAGCCGAATCCGCCGGCCGGACCGCTGACCGTGTCGGTCGCGGAACTCAGGAGTGGGGCGGAACCGTGGGCGGTTCAGTCCGGCGTGCCCGTCGCGGTGCGCAGGCCGCTCGGGTTCGGCGAGGTTTGGTATTTGGCCTACGATTTGTCCGGGGAGCCGCTTGCGTCGTGGTCGGGACACGCCGGGCTTTGGGCCGCGATGCTCGGCGATTCGCTCAAGGCGGAGAATCATTCCACGAAGGCGGCCGGCCTTGTGAGACCGCAGTCCGTTTACGAGCTGGAAAACGAACTGGACTTCTTTCCGGGACTGAAAGCTTTGCCGCTCGGTGTTTTGTCGCTCCTGTTTCTTGTTTACGCGACGGCTGTGACGTGGGGCGTTTACTTTTTGCTCAAACGGCGCGGTCGGCGCGAATGGGCGTGGTGGGTCGTACCGGCGGTTGCGGTCGTCTCGTCGACGGCGATGTTCGCGGTTGGGGCTGCCGAACGCCGGACGGCGATCGCCCAGACGCTGGAAGTTACTGTTCTTTCCGGCGACGGGTATGCGGTTCGGACGGCCGGCGTGTCGGTAGCCGTTCCGGGCGGCGGCGACTATACGTTGGAATGGCCGGAGGTGCGGTTTGCGACGATTTTCGCTGTGCGCGGAAACGCCGGCGAACTGGCCGGAAAACCAGGGGCGGCAATCGAGCGCGTCGGGGACGGAACCCACGCGACCTTTTTCGATGCGCCGTTCTGGTCGGTCGGCAAGGCGTTCGCGCCGTTCGAACGATTGTCCGGCGTCGGGGCGCTCGGATACGACGTCCGGTACGACGGAGGCGCGCTGGAAGGCGTCCTTCGCAACGACACCGGTTCAAAACTGACGGACGTTTACGTCGTGTCGGGCCCGGATTGGGCACGCGTCGGCGACCTCGAACCGGGTGAAAGCGGATCGTTTCGTTTGGCGGTTTCCCGCTGGGGCGGTCGAATTCCGAACGATGTTCCGTGGCGGATCCCGCTTGCCTCTCCGTCGCCCGGCGCAAGCCCGTCGGCGACGGATTCGGTTCCGGCGGACGCAAGTTCGGAACACCGTCGGTCGCTTCTGACGACCTTCGTGAACGCAACCGAATTGCCAGGGGCGAGGTTGAATGCGGTTTACGCGTTCGGATGGCGCGAGCGGACAAGAAGCGACCTGAAACTGAACGGCAAGCCGGTGCGGGCGCGCACGACCGAGCTCGTCGTTCAGGAGCTGCGGTATCCGTTCGTGCGGGACGGGCGAATCGTCGTGCCGAAAGGGATCGTCGCGCCGAAAGTCGTTTCGCCGGCCAAAGCGCCTTATTTGCCGGATTTACCCGGTTATCGCCTCGACGAAGGCGCACTTATGCTGGAATACGCCCTTCCGCGCAGGGCGGACGCCGAATATCGGAGTGTGCGTCTGACCTTCGAGCGTGATCCGTCGGCGCAGCGGCCGGTGCAGTGGTCCGTCTGGAACGAAGCGGATTGGCGGTGGGAACCGGTCGCCGAACAGTCCGCCGAATGGGAGGCGGATCGGCCGGCGCGG is a window from the Candidatus Reconcilbacillus cellulovorans genome containing:
- a CDS encoding spore germination protein, with product MASEQSLAAFVGRIRDALGHPPDLIEMRIGNSPNEAGTLLFLETMCDKREIEQTLLVVLSLGRTFDAGERESGENGGSVGPTPLVPERKIRSPEEAVQGLLEGCALRIVPDDDGVVREATLYRTGTPAHRPVGTPSTEVTVRGPNESFVESLMLNVSLIRKRIKHPGLRIEQLTLGSVTRTNVVMIFLKPVANPDIVAECRRRLQNIRTDGVLDSAYVEEWIQDSIWTPFATLLNTERPDIVASHLLEGSVAVLVDGSPIALVGPYTFYQFFTSPEDYYQRADIATVLRWLRMLAFLLAIFVPPFYISVISYHQELIPNPLLINIAAQREGVPFPSFVETIVMLVTFEVLREAGLRMPRAVGQAVSIVGALVLGESAVQAGLVSPIMIIVVALTAIANFVSPSYSFGISQRILQFMFMTLAAFLGLFGVLCGTLFLLVHLVSLKSFGVPYFSPMAPVFWSDLKDIWVRAPHPWMTRYPAMLRPKRRTRM